From the Clostridiales bacterium FE2011 genome, one window contains:
- a CDS encoding serine acetyltransferase encodes MKEHIKSTVKALAQVKMEKARCADHACPPPDRLEIVKVLHELQSLLFPMAFRRDYPDMAEETLLIRALYRLRDQLVAAMRFQDLQGEDPVKAADAICTGFAERLPEIKRLLLLDVEALYEGDPAAVCREEVMITYPGFRAICIFRIAHELYVLKAPLIPRIMTEYAHEKTGIDIHPGATVGEYFFIDHGTGIVIGETTVIGNHVKLYQGVTLGAKSFELDENGNPVKNIKRHPNIGNHVVIYANATILGGDTYIGDNSVIGGNTWLTRSVEAGSVVTYKGDNKE; translated from the coding sequence ATGAAAGAGCATATCAAGTCAACGGTCAAAGCTCTGGCACAGGTGAAAATGGAAAAGGCCCGCTGTGCTGATCATGCCTGTCCGCCGCCGGACCGGCTGGAAATTGTGAAGGTGCTTCACGAGCTGCAGTCCCTGCTGTTCCCCATGGCCTTCCGCCGGGATTATCCGGACATGGCGGAGGAAACGCTGCTGATCCGTGCCCTGTACCGGCTGCGGGACCAGCTGGTTGCGGCCATGCGGTTCCAGGACCTCCAGGGTGAGGATCCGGTGAAGGCTGCCGACGCGATCTGCACCGGCTTTGCCGAGCGGCTGCCGGAGATCAAGCGCCTGCTCCTGCTGGATGTGGAAGCCCTGTACGAGGGCGACCCCGCCGCGGTCTGCAGGGAAGAGGTTATGATCACCTATCCCGGCTTCCGGGCCATCTGCATCTTCCGCATTGCCCATGAGTTGTATGTGCTCAAGGCGCCGCTGATTCCCCGGATCATGACGGAATACGCCCATGAGAAGACCGGTATTGATATCCACCCGGGCGCCACGGTCGGCGAGTACTTCTTCATCGACCACGGCACCGGTATTGTCATCGGTGAAACCACGGTGATCGGCAACCACGTGAAGCTGTACCAGGGCGTAACCCTGGGCGCGAAGAGCTTCGAGCTGGATGAGAACGGGAACCCCGTGAAGAACATCAAGCGGCACCCGAACATCGGCAACCACGTGGTGATTTACGCCAACGCCACCATCCTCGGCGGAGACACCTATATCGGGGATAACAGCGTGATCGGCGGTAACACCTGGCTGACCAGGTCTGTGGAGGCCGGCAGCGTCGTAACCTACAAGGGGGATAACAAGGAATGA
- a CDS encoding aldo/keto reductase — translation MKYYNVKNGPQNASAIILGCMRMPSLDTQKAADMIRTAVEEGVNFFDHATCYGKDGEAEKRFGDAFPLTGLKREDVYLQSKCGISRDPREFNWSRDYIVENAEASLRRLKTDYLDALLLHRPDLLFDPEEVAEAFDKLAASGKVRHFGVSNVTPGQLELLKKYVKQPLVFNQLQFSLDQSQLIDGGLYLNNLTTDRSISRDNGVLDYCRLNDITIQAWSPLQFGMFGGCFVDHPDFPELNKVLGELGEKYGVTKTAIAIAWILRHPAKMQAIAGTMNPQHLKEICAAANVELTHQEWYKLYLASGKFLP, via the coding sequence ATGAAATATTACAACGTGAAGAACGGACCGCAGAATGCCTCGGCCATCATCCTGGGCTGCATGCGCATGCCCTCACTGGATACGCAGAAGGCGGCGGACATGATCCGCACCGCGGTGGAAGAGGGCGTCAACTTCTTTGACCACGCCACCTGCTACGGCAAGGACGGCGAGGCGGAAAAGCGCTTCGGCGACGCGTTCCCGCTGACCGGCCTGAAGCGGGAGGACGTATACCTGCAGAGCAAGTGCGGTATCAGCAGGGATCCGAGAGAATTCAACTGGAGCAGGGACTATATCGTGGAAAACGCCGAGGCGAGCCTGCGCCGGCTGAAGACCGACTACCTGGACGCCCTGCTGCTCCACCGCCCGGACCTGCTGTTTGATCCGGAAGAGGTGGCGGAAGCCTTTGACAAGCTGGCGGCAAGCGGCAAGGTGCGGCATTTCGGCGTCAGCAACGTGACGCCCGGACAGCTGGAACTGCTGAAGAAGTATGTGAAACAGCCCCTGGTGTTCAACCAGCTGCAGTTCTCCCTGGACCAGAGCCAGCTGATTGACGGCGGCTTGTACCTGAACAACCTGACCACCGACCGGTCCATCAGCCGGGATAACGGCGTACTGGATTACTGCCGCCTGAACGACATTACGATCCAGGCCTGGTCTCCGCTGCAGTTCGGCATGTTCGGCGGCTGCTTCGTGGATCATCCGGACTTCCCGGAACTGAACAAGGTGCTGGGCGAACTGGGAGAAAAATACGGCGTGACGAAGACCGCCATCGCCATCGCGTGGATCCTGCGCCATCCGGCAAAGATGCAGGCTATCGCGGGCACCATGAACCCGCAGCACCTGAAGGAAATCTGCGCCGCGGCGAATGTGGAACTGACACACCAGGAATGGTACAAGCTGTATCTGGCGTCAGGAAAGTTCCTTCCCTGA
- a CDS encoding polysaccharide deacetylase family protein: MSGWLKKGLALLLCLCAIAGYACAESNEELLQEFVLNHGDRSIKKVAITVDDCYKSATEWIKRDVELCKEQGIVMTFFPLVYTGCLEEKYREMWQSVLDAGCEIGTHTNRHLQLGGRDNQSIYGALGRWQEALDKTLGYHYATRWLRPPYGSIEDLKSHSNGNSRVINAVKRYGYDHVVRWDISETKDLNKALDKIQNGSILLFHSKKKDTLFMEKLIPELKERGFEMVTVSELFGFDPPETSDELYVFDKEQFKDK; this comes from the coding sequence ATGAGCGGATGGCTGAAGAAAGGCCTGGCGCTGCTTCTGTGCCTGTGCGCGATCGCGGGATATGCCTGCGCGGAAAGCAATGAGGAGCTCCTGCAGGAATTTGTCCTCAATCACGGAGACAGGAGCATTAAAAAGGTTGCCATCACGGTGGATGACTGCTACAAGAGCGCTACGGAATGGATTAAGCGGGACGTGGAACTGTGCAAGGAACAGGGCATCGTCATGACGTTCTTCCCGCTGGTTTATACAGGATGCCTGGAGGAAAAATACCGGGAGATGTGGCAGAGCGTGCTGGACGCGGGCTGTGAAATCGGAACGCATACCAACCGGCATTTGCAGCTGGGAGGCCGGGACAATCAGTCCATCTACGGTGCCCTGGGACGCTGGCAGGAAGCGCTGGACAAAACCCTGGGGTATCACTATGCAACCCGCTGGCTGCGTCCGCCCTATGGAAGCATTGAGGATCTCAAGAGCCACAGCAACGGAAACAGCCGGGTTATCAACGCGGTGAAAAGATACGGATATGATCATGTGGTCCGCTGGGATATCAGCGAAACCAAGGACCTGAACAAAGCGCTGGACAAGATCCAGAACGGCAGCATCCTGCTCTTCCATTCGAAGAAAAAGGATACCCTGTTCATGGAAAAACTGATTCCGGAGCTGAAAGAACGGGGCTTTGAAATGGTCACCGTGAGCGAGCTGTTCGGTTTTGACCCGCCGGAAACGAGTGACGAACTGTACGTTTTCGATAAGGAACAGTTCAAAGATAAATGA
- a CDS encoding polysaccharide deacetylase family protein, translating to MPNIALTFDDGPNTVITPLVLDILKEYDAVGTFFLIAQNITPESAEMVRRAVAQGCDIENHSLTHGFMDKMTAEEIRAEVKACTEQIVAITGREPQFFRPPFIAVNQTMYDNIDYTFICGAGCEDWVPTVSAEERAERVLTNAEDGQIVLLHDMQWNVNTVEALKTIVPELKKRGYRFVTCAQLFAEAGVTPVHGRLYSNVYQTVDKP from the coding sequence ATGCCGAACATTGCCCTGACGTTTGACGACGGCCCGAATACCGTTATCACGCCCCTGGTTCTGGATATCCTGAAGGAATACGACGCCGTCGGCACCTTCTTCCTCATCGCGCAGAACATCACGCCCGAATCGGCGGAAATGGTCCGCCGGGCCGTTGCCCAGGGCTGCGATATTGAAAACCATTCCCTCACCCACGGCTTCATGGATAAGATGACCGCTGAGGAAATCCGCGCTGAAGTAAAAGCCTGCACGGAGCAAATCGTGGCCATTACCGGCCGGGAGCCCCAGTTCTTCCGTCCGCCCTTCATCGCCGTGAACCAGACCATGTATGACAACATCGACTACACCTTCATCTGCGGCGCCGGCTGCGAGGACTGGGTGCCCACCGTCTCCGCTGAAGAGCGGGCCGAGCGGGTGCTGACCAACGCCGAGGACGGCCAGATCGTTCTCCTCCATGATATGCAGTGGAACGTCAACACCGTGGAAGCGCTGAAGACCATCGTACCGGAACTGAAAAAGCGGGGCTACCGCTTCGTCACCTGCGCCCAGCTTTTCGCCGAAGCCGGCGTCACGCCCGTGCATGGAAGACTCTACTCAAACGTCTACCAGACGGTTGATAAGCCATAA
- a CDS encoding DMT family transporter, giving the protein MSKKSLRGSLLLLLGAVIWGAAFVAQRVGMDHMGPFTFNGVRMLLAWLVMIPVTLLFERKNKKSPDYKAPDPKEQRLSGVICGALLFIASSLQQMGLVSTSAGKAGFITALYVVLVPVAAWFLFRKNPGKVIWLGVLIAVAALWLLCMPAGGGFELQGGDLLVLGCAVCFTFQILCVDHYAPRVSGVKLARDEFLVTGGLSMLIALATEPITCEGLREALIPILYAGIMSGAVGYTLQVLGQRDTDPTVASLIMCMEAVFAVLTGALLIGEKMTVRETVGCVLMFFAVILAQLSPVISSIRRNGRSHR; this is encoded by the coding sequence GTGAGTAAAAAGTCTCTCCGGGGAAGCTTGTTATTGCTTCTCGGGGCGGTGATCTGGGGCGCGGCGTTTGTGGCGCAGCGCGTAGGCATGGATCACATGGGGCCCTTCACCTTCAACGGTGTACGGATGCTGCTTGCGTGGCTGGTGATGATTCCGGTCACGCTCCTTTTTGAGCGGAAAAACAAAAAGAGCCCTGATTACAAGGCTCCGGACCCGAAAGAGCAGCGGCTCAGCGGAGTGATCTGCGGCGCGCTGCTGTTTATTGCCTCCTCCCTGCAGCAGATGGGCCTGGTGTCCACCAGTGCGGGGAAGGCGGGGTTCATTACGGCTCTGTATGTGGTGCTGGTGCCGGTGGCGGCCTGGTTCCTGTTCCGGAAGAATCCGGGCAAGGTGATCTGGCTGGGCGTGCTCATTGCCGTGGCCGCCCTGTGGCTGCTGTGTATGCCCGCGGGCGGCGGTTTTGAGCTCCAGGGCGGAGACCTGCTGGTGCTGGGCTGCGCCGTGTGCTTTACCTTCCAGATCCTGTGTGTGGATCATTACGCGCCGCGGGTCAGCGGCGTGAAGCTGGCCCGGGATGAGTTCCTGGTGACCGGCGGGCTGTCCATGCTGATTGCCCTGGCCACGGAGCCCATCACCTGCGAAGGCCTCCGGGAAGCGCTGATTCCCATCCTGTACGCCGGCATCATGTCCGGTGCGGTGGGCTACACCCTGCAGGTGCTGGGCCAGCGGGATACGGATCCCACGGTGGCTTCGCTGATCATGTGCATGGAAGCGGTGTTCGCCGTGCTGACCGGCGCCCTGCTGATAGGCGAAAAAATGACGGTCCGTGAGACCGTCGGTTGTGTGCTTATGTTTTTCGCGGTGATCCTGGCCCAGCTTTCGCCGGTTATATCCAGCATCCGTCGAAACGGACGATCTCACCGTTAA
- a CDS encoding class I SAM-dependent methyltransferase, with the protein MSTNNIWSDNIQGVMTLYLSRQLRFDDMFFDQYQKAFGLDRHADLKILEIGCGPGALAAALHRWYPNAKITAMDRDSQFVAFGRENNPGVEFLEGDATVLPFDDNTFDVTISNTVQEHVEPSAFWGEQRRVLKPGGVCLCLSARKGLHSTAPCLEITAAEEAFWNSLPEDEDPREKYGVCKYPMSEAGIPASAEQNGFRNVSTGYAVIDLTPDAPKYPAEMAERMIEAQRQNDLEAIASTHAENDKEAIAAINAKYDERLRLYREGIRQWDTSVSITMIVRGVK; encoded by the coding sequence GTGAGCACCAACAATATCTGGTCTGACAACATCCAGGGCGTGATGACGCTGTACCTGAGCCGCCAGCTGAGATTCGACGACATGTTCTTCGACCAGTATCAGAAGGCCTTCGGGCTGGACCGGCATGCGGACCTGAAGATCCTGGAAATCGGTTGCGGCCCCGGAGCCCTCGCTGCCGCCCTGCACAGATGGTATCCCAACGCGAAGATCACTGCCATGGACCGGGACAGTCAGTTCGTGGCCTTCGGCCGGGAAAACAACCCCGGGGTTGAATTCCTGGAAGGCGACGCCACCGTTCTCCCCTTTGATGACAATACCTTTGACGTTACCATCTCCAATACCGTGCAGGAGCACGTGGAGCCCTCCGCTTTCTGGGGAGAACAGCGGCGGGTCCTGAAGCCCGGCGGCGTCTGCCTGTGCCTCTCCGCCCGGAAAGGCCTGCACAGCACCGCTCCCTGCCTGGAGATCACTGCTGCTGAGGAAGCCTTCTGGAACAGCCTGCCGGAAGACGAGGATCCCCGGGAAAAGTACGGCGTCTGCAAGTACCCCATGTCTGAAGCCGGTATCCCCGCCTCTGCGGAACAGAACGGCTTCCGCAATGTCTCCACCGGATACGCGGTCATTGATCTCACGCCGGATGCTCCGAAATATCCCGCTGAGATGGCAGAGCGGATGATCGAGGCTCAGCGCCAGAATGACCTGGAGGCCATCGCCTCCACCCACGCGGAAAACGACAAGGAAGCCATTGCCGCCATCAACGCCAAATATGACGAACGTCTCCGCCTCTACCGGGAAGGCATCCGCCAGTGGGACACCTCCGTGTCCATCACCATGATCGTCCGCGGAGTAAAATGA
- a CDS encoding AzlC family ABC transporter permease codes for MKTVRAAFIKSLPVMGGYLILGTGFGILAWNNGYGLPWAFAMSLLMFAGSMQFVGVGLLAGGASVLTVILTTIMVNARHLFYSISMFGHYKDAGRYKPYLIFALTDETYSLLCDGQVPEGMDPHRFRFLVSLFNQSYWVLGSVLGSLAGSVLPFSAAGVEFSMTALFIASFTEQWIETKDHLPALTGLLGTLLCLLVFGPEGFLIPAMCLITLLLTLFRSTISAGRKVSE; via the coding sequence ATGAAAACAGTCAGAGCCGCTTTTATCAAATCCCTGCCGGTGATGGGAGGATACCTCATCCTGGGTACCGGCTTCGGCATCCTCGCCTGGAACAACGGGTACGGCCTGCCCTGGGCCTTTGCCATGAGCCTGCTGATGTTTGCCGGCTCCATGCAGTTTGTGGGCGTCGGCCTGCTGGCTGGCGGCGCCTCTGTGCTCACCGTGATTCTTACCACGATCATGGTCAACGCCCGGCACCTGTTCTACAGCATTTCCATGTTCGGCCACTACAAAGACGCCGGACGGTACAAGCCATATCTCATTTTTGCCCTTACGGATGAAACCTATTCCCTCCTGTGTGACGGCCAGGTGCCGGAGGGCATGGATCCGCACCGGTTCCGCTTCCTGGTTTCCCTCTTTAACCAGTCCTACTGGGTGCTGGGCAGCGTCCTGGGCAGCCTGGCAGGCAGCGTGCTCCCCTTCTCCGCCGCGGGCGTAGAGTTCTCCATGACCGCCCTGTTCATCGCGTCCTTCACGGAGCAGTGGATCGAAACAAAGGATCATCTGCCTGCCCTCACCGGCCTGCTGGGCACCCTGCTGTGCCTGCTGGTCTTCGGGCCGGAAGGCTTCCTCATTCCCGCCATGTGCCTGATCACCCTGCTGCTGACCCTGTTCAGGAGCACCATCTCCGCCGGAAGGAAGGTGAGCGAATGA
- a CDS encoding chromate transporter, with product MIYLELLIGFLKVGLFSFGGAYAAIPLIREVVLSYGWVTEEMLTDMIAVSESTPGPIMVNLATYVGTSQAGIPGAIIATLASILPAFVLILLIMEVMKHTLNNKYAQAVMRGLQSCVIGVITAVGIHMLYKNAILPLTGAEADWRPLALAVVLAVIYFGSRKIKKLKKGISPILLIGISAVLGIIIF from the coding sequence ATGATTTATCTGGAACTGCTGATCGGCTTCCTGAAGGTGGGCCTGTTCTCCTTCGGCGGCGCCTATGCCGCGATTCCGCTGATCCGTGAAGTGGTACTGTCCTACGGCTGGGTGACGGAGGAAATGCTGACGGACATGATCGCTGTCAGCGAGAGTACCCCCGGCCCGATCATGGTCAACCTGGCGACCTATGTGGGCACCAGCCAGGCGGGAATTCCCGGCGCGATTATCGCCACGCTGGCATCCATCCTGCCCGCCTTTGTGCTCATCCTGCTGATCATGGAAGTCATGAAGCATACGCTGAACAACAAGTATGCCCAGGCTGTGATGCGGGGCCTGCAGAGCTGCGTCATCGGCGTGATCACGGCGGTGGGCATCCATATGCTGTATAAGAACGCGATCCTGCCCCTGACCGGTGCGGAAGCAGACTGGCGTCCCCTGGCCCTGGCCGTTGTCCTGGCGGTGATCTACTTCGGCTCCAGGAAGATCAAGAAACTCAAAAAGGGAATATCGCCAATACTGCTGATAGGAATATCAGCGGTATTGGGAATCATTATCTTCTGA
- a CDS encoding SDR family NAD(P)-dependent oxidoreductase, giving the protein MAQTVLITGTGRPYALGFNMVRRYLEHGDTVFASIRRPSEALEALREEYPEQLHILTMDIAVTESVNAAAAEAEKLTDHLDLIINNATTASADTMKELPDFDLDLIAPAVNVGAVGPIRVLKAFLPLLKKSAIGGLVVNISSEAGSIGKCYRTFYLDYGTEKAALNMLTMTVHNYFKNEPNLNIICIHPGWIRTNPGNTEAPLDPYEHAETLRNLFETKRHDKEGPVFVTYEGVPYPW; this is encoded by the coding sequence ATGGCACAGACAGTATTGATTACCGGCACGGGCAGGCCTTATGCCCTTGGATTCAATATGGTGAGGCGTTACCTGGAGCACGGGGATACCGTGTTTGCTTCCATCCGCCGCCCGTCGGAAGCCCTGGAGGCACTGCGGGAGGAATATCCGGAGCAGCTGCATATCCTGACCATGGACATCGCGGTGACGGAATCCGTGAACGCCGCGGCTGCGGAAGCGGAGAAGCTGACGGATCACCTGGACCTGATCATCAACAACGCCACGACGGCTTCCGCGGATACCATGAAGGAGCTGCCGGACTTTGACCTGGACCTGATCGCCCCGGCGGTGAACGTGGGCGCGGTGGGCCCGATCCGGGTGCTGAAAGCCTTCCTGCCGCTGCTGAAGAAGAGCGCGATCGGCGGGCTGGTGGTGAACATCTCCTCCGAGGCAGGCAGCATCGGCAAGTGCTACCGGACCTTCTACCTGGATTACGGCACGGAGAAGGCCGCCCTGAATATGCTGACCATGACCGTGCATAACTATTTCAAGAACGAGCCGAACCTGAACATCATCTGCATTCATCCCGGCTGGATCCGGACGAACCCGGGCAACACTGAGGCGCCACTGGATCCCTATGAGCACGCGGAGACCCTGCGGAACCTGTTTGAAACCAAACGGCATGACAAGGAAGGCCCGGTATTCGTCACCTATGAAGGCGTACCTTATCCCTGGTAA
- a CDS encoding ACT domain-containing protein, whose amino-acid sequence MKLKKLPYALTVCKVDSTEHIDLNADFYFIGRTDEELSLVCRTESTPANTIAREDGWRGFRIEGTLDFSLIGILAPITAILAENKIGIFAVSTYNTDYVLVKEENYEKALAVLSTAGYEIAE is encoded by the coding sequence ATGAAGCTGAAGAAACTGCCATATGCACTGACGGTGTGCAAGGTGGACTCCACGGAGCATATAGACCTGAACGCGGATTTCTATTTTATCGGCAGGACGGATGAGGAGCTGTCCCTGGTGTGCAGGACGGAAAGCACACCGGCAAATACCATCGCCCGGGAGGATGGATGGCGGGGATTCCGGATTGAAGGGACGCTGGACTTTTCCCTGATCGGTATCCTGGCTCCGATTACCGCCATCCTGGCGGAAAACAAAATCGGCATCTTCGCCGTATCCACCTACAACACGGACTATGTGCTTGTGAAAGAAGAGAATTATGAAAAAGCCCTGGCTGTGCTCAGCACAGCCGGATATGAAATAGCGGAATAA
- a CDS encoding VOC family protein — MAGVVGTHLVAQVGFIVKDIEETKRKWAEFLGVDVPETQPCGDYEVMQTVFEGKPAPKANSLLAFIDVNPGLQIELIQPNEEPSTWRNFLNEHGEGMHHLAFQVKDSAAQVANAEAAGLRLVQHGTYGDGNGEYNYLEAPDLKCIIELLESYAPGDSRRREVK; from the coding sequence ATGGCCGGTGTTGTTGGAACCCATCTGGTAGCCCAGGTTGGATTTATCGTTAAGGATATTGAGGAAACGAAGAGAAAGTGGGCGGAATTCCTCGGCGTGGACGTGCCGGAGACCCAGCCCTGCGGCGATTATGAGGTCATGCAGACCGTCTTTGAGGGAAAGCCTGCACCGAAGGCGAATTCCCTGCTGGCGTTCATCGACGTGAACCCCGGCCTGCAGATTGAGCTGATCCAGCCCAACGAGGAGCCGTCCACCTGGCGGAACTTCCTGAACGAGCATGGCGAAGGCATGCACCACCTGGCCTTCCAGGTGAAGGACTCCGCCGCGCAGGTGGCCAATGCTGAGGCGGCTGGCCTGCGGCTGGTGCAGCACGGAACCTACGGGGACGGAAACGGGGAGTATAATTACCTGGAAGCCCCGGACCTGAAATGCATTATTGAACTGCTGGAAAGCTACGCGCCCGGGGACAGCCGGAGGAGGGAAGTAAAATGA
- a CDS encoding chromate transporter — MSKELYAGEDSMLWDLFLTFFRIGAFTFGGGYAMISVIENICVEKKHWITHEDLVNVTVIAESTPGPVAINCATFVGFKQKGIWGSIAATLGVVLPSFIIIWAISMFLDRFLEIAWVASAFRGIRVAVGLLILDVGIRMAKKMPKEPIRIILLVAALILTVLISVFSWKISTITLLLAAAAISVAVFFVQDRKGKDGEQA; from the coding sequence ATGTCAAAAGAATTGTATGCGGGAGAGGATAGCATGCTTTGGGATTTATTCCTGACCTTTTTCAGGATCGGGGCGTTCACCTTCGGCGGAGGGTACGCGATGATCTCCGTCATCGAGAACATCTGCGTGGAAAAGAAACACTGGATCACCCATGAGGACCTGGTGAACGTGACCGTCATTGCGGAAAGCACGCCGGGCCCGGTGGCCATCAACTGTGCCACGTTTGTGGGCTTCAAGCAGAAGGGCATCTGGGGTTCCATCGCGGCCACGCTGGGTGTGGTGCTGCCGTCCTTCATTATCATCTGGGCCATTTCCATGTTCCTGGACCGGTTTCTGGAGATTGCCTGGGTGGCCAGCGCCTTCCGGGGCATCCGGGTGGCGGTGGGTCTGCTGATCCTGGACGTGGGTATCCGGATGGCAAAGAAGATGCCGAAAGAGCCCATCCGGATTATCCTGCTGGTCGCGGCCCTGATATTGACAGTGCTGATCAGCGTCTTCTCCTGGAAGATCTCCACGATTACGCTGCTGCTGGCAGCCGCAGCCATCAGTGTGGCTGTGTTCTTTGTCCAGGACCGCAAGGGAAAGGACGGTGAGCAGGCATGA
- a CDS encoding SDR family NAD(P)-dependent oxidoreductase codes for MSTILITGASHGVGKAFAIACAQSGRFSKIILNGGTDTAALEDTARRVSAAGDLVCLADVGDVSDLAYVQGLRERFGPVDTLVNNAGISRIGLLTDMSPDVWDRVLRVNVTSLYNTCHTYVPDMVSNGGGQILNVSSVWGLCGASCEVAYSASKGAVNAFTKALAKELAPSHIRVNAIALGIIGTRMNAHLTETETAEICDQIPAGYIASPEDAAQAMLRLLDMPEYFNGEIVRFDGCWI; via the coding sequence ATGAGTACGATCCTGATTACAGGCGCCTCCCATGGCGTAGGCAAAGCATTTGCCATTGCCTGCGCACAGTCCGGGCGCTTCTCAAAGATCATCCTGAACGGCGGCACTGATACAGCCGCCCTGGAGGATACCGCCCGCCGCGTTTCCGCAGCGGGCGATCTTGTCTGCCTTGCGGACGTCGGCGACGTCAGCGATCTCGCCTATGTACAGGGCCTGCGGGAGCGTTTCGGCCCCGTGGACACGCTGGTCAACAACGCCGGCATCTCCCGTATCGGCCTGCTGACGGACATGTCCCCGGATGTATGGGACCGGGTGCTGAGGGTCAACGTGACCTCCCTGTACAACACCTGTCACACTTATGTGCCGGACATGGTTTCAAACGGCGGCGGACAGATCCTGAACGTTTCCTCCGTGTGGGGCCTGTGCGGCGCTTCCTGCGAGGTGGCCTACAGCGCTTCCAAGGGCGCGGTGAACGCCTTCACCAAAGCCCTGGCAAAAGAACTGGCGCCCTCCCATATCCGGGTGAACGCCATTGCCCTGGGCATTATCGGCACGCGCATGAACGCGCACCTGACAGAAACAGAAACCGCGGAGATCTGCGACCAGATCCCCGCGGGCTATATTGCTTCTCCTGAAGACGCGGCGCAGGCCATGCTCCGCCTGCTGGATATGCCGGAATACTTTAACGGTGAGATCGTCCGTTTCGACGGATGCTGGATATAA
- a CDS encoding M15 family metallopeptidase, producing the protein MSRTKKSKAVPVVIVLTILIAALAILCFLIKPLVIEPQKAAIAKANADAKAAVEERNKQAEAEYKALIAELEAKANEPTNPSWPEHDPDAAWQILDLSDIPLESQTAETKTRADLFKYGNEMLLVNAWHSRPENDFDESELKSVAKYNQGDKKIQAKDNNVLLYPKAIQALTVALEDAKAAGYTHYLVDGGYRSYKTQEEYFNNKVNKLSSKYTGEALIEAAKKEVNYPGTSEYNSGFGFDLRLYDRNDPDVGAPKYSTTPEGKWMNENCWKYGFVFRFPQNAWPLETSSDKSFKTGVSVHLNLYRYVGKGNAAIMHYKDFTLEEYIEYLEEHPHIALFENGVLKYEIYRQYVGEAASFDVQLTRKTNTWETSLDNMGALITVFYY; encoded by the coding sequence ATGAGTAGAACAAAGAAGAGCAAGGCCGTCCCGGTTGTCATCGTCCTGACGATCCTGATCGCCGCATTGGCCATCCTCTGCTTTCTGATCAAGCCCCTGGTGATTGAGCCCCAGAAGGCCGCCATCGCCAAGGCCAACGCCGACGCCAAGGCTGCTGTTGAAGAACGGAACAAGCAGGCCGAAGCGGAATACAAAGCGCTGATTGCCGAGCTGGAAGCCAAGGCCAATGAGCCCACCAACCCCAGCTGGCCGGAGCATGACCCGGATGCCGCCTGGCAGATCCTGGACCTGTCCGATATCCCGCTGGAAAGCCAGACCGCCGAAACCAAGACCCGTGCGGATCTGTTCAAATACGGCAACGAGATGCTGCTGGTGAACGCCTGGCATTCCCGTCCGGAAAACGACTTCGACGAGAGCGAACTCAAAAGCGTCGCCAAGTACAACCAGGGCGACAAGAAAATCCAGGCCAAGGACAACAATGTGCTCCTCTACCCGAAGGCCATCCAGGCCCTGACTGTTGCCCTGGAAGACGCGAAAGCCGCGGGCTACACCCATTACCTGGTGGACGGCGGCTACCGCAGCTATAAGACCCAGGAAGAATACTTCAACAACAAGGTCAACAAGCTCTCTTCCAAATACACCGGCGAAGCCCTGATCGAAGCCGCGAAGAAGGAAGTTAACTATCCCGGTACCAGCGAATACAACTCCGGTTTCGGTTTCGACCTCCGTCTGTATGACCGGAACGATCCCGACGTCGGCGCCCCGAAGTACTCCACCACGCCGGAAGGCAAGTGGATGAACGAGAACTGCTGGAAGTACGGCTTCGTTTTCCGCTTCCCCCAGAACGCCTGGCCGCTGGAAACCTCTTCCGACAAGAGCTTCAAGACCGGCGTCTCCGTCCATCTGAACCTGTACCGCTATGTTGGCAAGGGCAATGCCGCCATCATGCACTACAAGGATTTCACCCTGGAAGAGTACATCGAGTACCTGGAAGAGCATCCCCACATCGCCCTGTTCGAGAACGGCGTGCTGAAGTATGAAATCTACCGCCAGTACGTGGGCGAGGCTGCCAGCTTCGACGTCCAGCTGACCCGCAAGACCAACACCTGGGAAACCTCCCTGGACAACATGGGTGCCCTGATCACCGTGTTCTACTATTGA